Part of the Cercospora beticola chromosome 5, complete sequence genome is shown below.
GAGGTATTTGTAGGGAGAACTTGGATGCTTTGTATTTGATATGGTGTTCATGTGGCGGGGTGAAGAAGTCCCCGCCTTTTTCGCGCGTCACGGAACGCGAAAATGACACGAATTTCAGCTTCCACTTCTTTCACGCCGCCACTTCCTTATATGGTGAGAAAGCACTTCGTTCTTGCTGTTCGAGAAGAACATTCACGACTTTGTCCTGAGTTACAATCATCATGCGATATCACGTCTACTACAGCGATATAGCGTTGCACGATTACGGCTGATACAATGCCGCCAACGGTAAGGTCATCGATCAACACTTTGTGAACGCCTACTGATGTTGGATACAGACACCGTCGCCGCATCGGTTTCTTCCTGGCCGCAGGCACAAATCGCCCGCCaaggaagacaagaagaCCTCAAGTCTAGGAAGCTCACGAGGCGATGGGTTCGATATACCGTCACACAAGCCAGCACCAAGAGCCAGCCAATTTAATGCAAAGCATGTACCGAAGAACAGAGGAGATGGTTTCGATGGCCCTACACTCATACACAAGCCAGGCTCAAGTCAGTTCGCGCCGACTCCTCGCTTCAGCTCTGGACGGCCAGTATCATCGTTCCATGCTGCCAGTAATGAGCCGTCAGTTCAGCAAGACTTTGCCCAGGCGCTGAGGACTCCTGCAAAAGCTGCAGACGAGGTTGTGGATCCAGCTTCGCAAGGTCATGCTGGTGACGATGGCATGCTAGACCGTGAGGAGGAAGCCGCAGTGCCAACCACGGAAGGAGGCCACGAGCAGCGACAATGGACGCAGGATCTGCCTCACTCCCCGAAGCGTCGCAGAATAGACGACTTGTCCGCCAGTTTCCAGGCTGCCTTAGATACCCCGGCCAGATCTACGATGTTCAAGCATCCGACCACGCCGGCGTCGGCTCTGCGTGCCGGGCCTCAACAGTTCTCTCGCGCATCAAGCATTGCTAGCTCGAGTGCTGACGACAGCACTACTGCTCGAAGACCTGCTTTTCTGCGATCCTCTCTCGCTCCGCCCGAGAACTTCGAGCCAGTTCCTGAAGCTTTCTCCCCGCATCGACGCGGCGAGAAGTTCGTGCCGGGTGGCATGGCGGCCACGTTGCAGCAGTGGGTCATTGAAGCTGGTCAAGCTGCAGCACACAGTAGGCGAGGTCAAGGATACCTTCAAGGCGAGAATTATGTGCATCGTGTCAAGGTCGCGTCGGTTGCTGGGCATGGGCCGATTTTGGTTGAAGGAGTACATCAAGATGAGAGTGAAGCTCGAATATTACTGATCATGGATGGGAAACGGAATTCGCGAAATGTGTCTCCGGACAGCATCGTCGGTATCCGAGCGCCTTGTTGGGAGGTGGAGCTGGATGAACGCAGCTGGATTGTAGGTGTGGATTGGAAGACGTTGGCGTGAGGCTGAGCCATTGTACGAGCAGGTGAGCAGGCATTCATGCTCGAGCCAGGATATCATGATCTCAATTCGCAGACGGGGAAGCAAGCTCCTCGCAAGGATTTCCAGGCAGGCAGATTCAGGAGCCGAGTTTACTGCGCATTGCGTTGCGTAAACAATGCCAAGCCTCGTTGCAAATAGATGCTAGCGGCTGGCCCGAGACATCGATGATGCTCTAGAAGGTGTGTACACCTTCTGCGGAGATTCGGAGAACATTTCAACCTCCATCGGCAAGACATGTGTCGCAACAGCGTGCCACAGGCGAATGACAGATGAAGGACATGCGGTTGGGCGCGTTGTGCGGGACTGCAGGGGTGGAGAAGGCCCCGGCGCGTCGTACCAGCCACCGCGGGCGTGTTTGACAGCCACATTGCTGCAGCTATCTCGACCTTACCACTCTTTCCTCCTCTCCTTGCGCATACCCGCTCTGCATCTCATGTCCGATTGTGCTCTGTGAGACAGCAGTCCTCCTCGCGTGCTGTCCAACGTCGCTCGTTCCAGATCACACCGATTACCGTTCACTGCTGTCAGCAATGTGCTCGGATTAGAGTTGCCGTCTCCAAGCCACCGTTGCGTCAGTCAACAAAACACAGCCTTGCCAGCAACACGTTCGTTCGCACACACTCGACACTACACACATTGCTCGTGCAAGCTGTGACATTCATTTGTACACGGTGGCGGTCGATATGAGCACGAGAATGGCCTCCAATGGCCCCCACGCAGCGGGCATCTTCGCCGACATGACGGTCGATGGACCGGAGATTGGAACGCTGGTGCTCGTGGTGGATCGAGGCAAGAACCTGCCGAACAGAAAGACGATGGGAAAGCAGAATCCATACTGCGCTGCAAGATTGGGGAAAGAAGCACGAAAGACGGAAGTGGATAAGAGAGGAGGGCAGACGCCGCGATGGTAGGTTGATCACGTCGGGAGCGTGGACTCGAGCAAGGCTGACAGAACGACAATGTAGGGACCAGGAGCTGCGGTTTACTGTTCACGACTCGCCGGATTACTACAAGCTCAAAATCTCCGTGTTCAACGAAGATAAGAAAACCGACTTGATCGGAGAAGCATGGGTTGAATTGGATCACATCATCACACCAGGAGGTGGGAAAGGCGATCTCTGGCAAGGTCTGACATGCAAAGGCAAATATGCTGGCGAACTGCGCTTGGAGCTTACATACTACGATTCACGAGAAAAAGCCGAGCCGAAGCAAGAGACCATCTCCATGGCAGACGAGCTGAGACAACAGTATGGGACACTGAATCCTAAGGTCAAGAGGAGACCTCTGCCCAGCAATCCAAATGCGCCAGCCACGACTGATGTGGTAATACCGGACCGGCCTCTGCCAGGCCGAGCGAAGCATGGTCCTCGAGATTTCCAGGTTGCTGGACGAATGGCCTCGGCTCCTTCATCGACGAAAACATTCAACTATCCGCAATCAGAGTCGACGTTGTTTGGGCAGAAGGGGTTGCAGGCGCTTTCGCAAAGTACTCCGCCCGCACCTCAGTCTCAACCAGAGCCTCCAGCGAACCAGCATTACGAGGAATATGAGCGGAACCCGGAGCCCGAGGTGTACGATCCGTACGCAGCAGGGCCAGCGCAGCCTGACTTCTTACCACAATTGGGTCCAAGCGGACGTCAGCGTGGCTCAATGCCTCCTCAGGCTCGCTACGAACAACAGCAATGGCCACAACATCAACCGCAGGCAATGCCTCGGCCGCTGAGCCACGCTGGTATCCCACATTCGCACTCTGCGCCGGCAGTACCAGTCACACATCAGATGGATCCGCAGGCATATGGCGACAGCTATCAGCTTCGAACCGATTATCCTGAGCCGATTCCTGATGTCGACTATCAGTATCAGCAGGTTGCAGTTGCTCGCCAGCGAAGACACGATGTGCCTCCTGGGTGGCAGGAAGAATTCAATGGAGCGAATGCTGAAAGGCAGGCATACGTCGAGGAAGATGTGGAGTCTtcaccgccaccacctccgcctaTGCACAGTCACAGTGCACCCGTGGTGCCCCAGTACGAGTCACATCACAACTCTTCTCCCGTGGCTCGCTATGGCGCTACGCCACCTACTTCACGACAGCATTATGTGCCCAACGCCTCACCTCTGCAAAGCATTGAGCGTGATTATGGCCCTCAGCAAACGCCTCCAAGCCAGAGCCGACCACGAAGAGGCGAGTCTTTTGACGAATACGGAGGATATTCCCCATACCAAAGCAGTCATCATTCGACACCAAATTTGTCGTCACCCGTCGGTCAGCAGAGTCCCTCACCCTACGCTAGAACATCTCCGTACGGCAGACAAGTACCCGGGCGCAACAGCATCGCGGAACCTTATGGAACTCCCTCCCGACAGCCTCATCCTTTGTCTCAAGAGGTGTCGAGAGCACGAAGTCCCAATCCATATGGAACGCCTGAGCACCAAATCTCGTACAACCACTACGACCAGGGTCAAGATGGCTCAGTTCCGATGATCAAGCCTCGAGCGATATCTCCCGCGCCTCCGCCTTCGAAGCCAGCTTCGTCATCACGAAGTCCGTATAGCTTACAGTTCCCTGTGCGGGCGTTTGAGTCGTCAGATGCAAGCCCACTGTCAACCTCTGCTGCGAAGGTCAAGGCTGCGACGTTGCCACGAAAGTCGGTCTCACCTCGGCCATCGATATCAGGCGGTGCCTCCTCACCAGCGCCTTTCTCACCGGATGACTTTGGGGCACACAATCCCGCTGCTCCGGCAAATGATCCGGCATCACGTAACGGACCTATCGTGGGTTGGCATGGTCAGGAGATTGATCCCTCCGATCATCTTCCTGTCGATTCTTGGGCACCTGAGCCTGTCAAGAAAACACCCACGAAGACTTACGGGCTCGGCCGAGAGAAAGAATTTGGACCTCGCAGTCTCTCCAAGGATACTGTCATCAATGTCCGCATGAAGCCTGGGACCAATATTCCAGAGCAACAAGCAAGACCAGCCACATCGAGCAACAAGATCCGCGGTGTACTGAAGAAGGCTCAGCCACAGGCTCCACGATATGCTTCTGAGCCGCCAATGGACCTGCCGAGACATCACGACAATTACTCTTCTGTTCCTGATCCTTatgagcaacag
Proteins encoded:
- a CDS encoding uncharacterized protein (BUSCO:EOG09263D2P): MASNGPHAAGIFADMTVDGPEIGTLVLVVDRGKNLPNRKTMGKQNPYCAARLGKEARKTEVDKRGGQTPRWDQELRFTVHDSPDYYKLKISVFNEDKKTDLIGEAWVELDHIITPGGGKGDLWQGLTCKGKYAGELRLELTYYDSREKAEPKQETISMADELRQQYGTLNPKVKRRPLPSNPNAPATTDVVIPDRPLPGRAKHGPRDFQVAGRMASAPSSTKTFNYPQSESTLFGQKGLQALSQSTPPAPQSQPEPPANQHYEEYERNPEPEVYDPYAAGPAQPDFLPQLGPSGRQRGSMPPQARYEQQQWPQHQPQAMPRPLSHAGIPHSHSAPAVPVTHQMDPQAYGDSYQLRTDYPEPIPDVDYQYQQVAVARQRRHDVPPGWQEEFNGANAERQAYVEEDVESSPPPPPPMHSHSAPVVPQYESHHNSSPVARYGATPPTSRQHYVPNASPLQSIERDYGPQQTPPSQSRPRRGESFDEYGGYSPYQSSHHSTPNLSSPVGQQSPSPYARTSPYGRQVPGRNSIAEPYGTPSRQPHPLSQEVSRARSPNPYGTPEHQISYNHYDQGQDGSVPMIKPRAISPAPPPSKPASSSRSPYSLQFPVRAFESSDASPLSTSAAKVKAATLPRKSVSPRPSISGGASSPAPFSPDDFGAHNPAAPANDPASRNGPIVGWHGQEIDPSDHLPVDSWAPEPVKKTPTKTYGLGREKEFGPRSLSKDTVINVRMKPGTNIPEQQARPATSSNKIRGVLKKAQPQAPRYASEPPMDLPRHHDNYSSVPDPYEQQQQQFSRSYREGSPAAYGPPSIPPKVPLSHSPGGVYTEDALSREISSIDIGGSRTRTSGTAFVPVRSHRDRNSYY